A segment of the Streptomyces diastaticus subsp. diastaticus genome:
GAGGCGTCCGTGGAGGCGGTGATCTCGCCCTCGGCGTCGTCGGTGACGGTGTTCTGGCCGAGGCGGACGGTGCCCAGGTACTCCTTCTCCGTCAGCGCGAGGTGGCCGAGGAGTTTGGTCGCGCGTTCCACGCCCAGGACGAGGACCCCGGTCGCCATGGGGTCCAGGGTGCCGGCGTGTCCCACGCGGCGTGTCCGGGCGATGCCGCGCATCTTGGCGACGACGTCATGAGAGGTGAAGCCGGACGGCTTGTCGACGATGACCAGGCCGTCCGGCACCGTGCTGGACTGCTTCATTCGGCGGTGTCGTCCTCGTCCCGCTCGTCGGCGTCCGTCTCGCCGGGCTTGCGGTAGGGGTCCGCCTCGCCCGCGAACTTCGCTCCCGCCGACGCCTGGCGGACCTCGGCGTCCTTGTTCCGCGCCTTGTCGAGCAGGTCGTCGATGGTGCGGGCGTTGTCGGGCAGCGCGTCGGGGACGAAGGCGAGGGTCGGGGTGTACCGCACCCCGGTCTGCCGTCCCACCTCGGAGCGGAGGACGCCCTTGGCGCTCTCCAGGGCGGCCGCTGAGGCGGCCCGCTCCTCGTCGTCACCGTAGACCGTGTAGAAGACCGTGGCCTCCCGCAGGTCGCCGGTGACGCGGGCGTCCGTGATCGTGACGAAGCCCAGCCGTGGGTCCTTGATGCGTCGGTCCAGGGTCTCCGCCACGACGACCTGGATGCGATCGGCCAGTTTGCGGGCCCGCGCGTTGTCGGCCACCGGTCCGTTCCCTTCTTGGTGTGCGACGGGACACCGTGCGGTGTCCCGGTTGTTCAGTCATCCTCGCCGTGGAACCGCCGCCGTACGGACAGCAGCTCCACCTCGGGCCGGGCGGCCACCAGCCGCTCGCACCGGTCCAGCACGTCCGAGAGGTGCCCGGGGTCCCCCGACACCAGGGCGACCCCGATCTCGCACCTGCGGTACAGATCCTGGTCGCCGACCTCCGCCGCGCTCACCGAGTACTTCCGCTGGAGCTCGGCGACGATCGGCCGGACGGCTGAGCGTTTCTCCTTCAACGACCGTACGTCGCCCAGGAGCAGGTCGAAGGAGAGCGTCCCCACATACATGTGTGTCCGGATGTCCCGCCGGTACGGGGTCGTGGTGCCGGCCGCCGGACGTGGTCCGGCGGGCGGCACGGTCAGCGCCCCGCCGCGGCGGGCGGGGCCAGCTGAACCGTACACGCAACGGCCGGGGCCGATCGACGGGATTTGCCCCGCCGACCGGCCCCGGTCACGCAGCCTCGCGTCAGGCGCGCGGCTTCTCGCGCATCTCGTACGTCGCGATGACGTCGTCGATCTTGATGTCGTTGAAGTTTCCGAGGTTGATACCGCCCTCGTAGCCTTCGCG
Coding sequences within it:
- the rbfA gene encoding 30S ribosome-binding factor RbfA translates to MADNARARKLADRIQVVVAETLDRRIKDPRLGFVTITDARVTGDLREATVFYTVYGDDEERAASAAALESAKGVLRSEVGRQTGVRYTPTLAFVPDALPDNARTIDDLLDKARNKDAEVRQASAGAKFAGEADPYRKPGETDADERDEDDTAE
- a CDS encoding DUF503 domain-containing protein codes for the protein MYVGTLSFDLLLGDVRSLKEKRSAVRPIVAELQRKYSVSAAEVGDQDLYRRCEIGVALVSGDPGHLSDVLDRCERLVAARPEVELLSVRRRFHGEDD